The DNA sequence CACCAGCGCGACAGCACCGGCGACGCAGGCGGCGGCCAGCAGCGTCACCCGGCCACGCAGGGAGAACCGGCGCGTCCCCCAGCGCGTGCCCCGGGGATCGCCGGGCTCGGTCACGGCGGGGTTTCCCTCAGGACGTACCCCACCCCCCGCACCGTGTGGATCAGCCTCGGCTCCCCCTCGGCCTCCGTCTTGCGGCGCAAGTAGCCGACGTAGACCTCCAGCGCGTTGCCCGACGTCGGGAAGTCGTAACCCCATACTTCCTCCAGGATCCGGCCCCGCGTGAGGACGTGCTTCGGGTAGGAAAGGAACAGTTCCAGCAGTGCGAACTCGGTCCGGGTGAGACTGATCTCGCGGCCGCCGCGGCGGACCTCCCGGGTGCCCGGGTCGAGGGTCAGGTCCGCGAAGGACAGGACCTCCGAGGCCTGCCCGTTCTGGACCTCCGGCGAGGCACGGCGCAGCAGCGCACGCAGCCGGGCGAGCAGCTCTTCCAGCGCGAACGGCTTCGGCAGGTAGTCGTCGGCGCCGGCGTCCAAGCCGGACACCCGGTCGGAGACGGTGTCGCGCGCGGTCAGCACGAGGATGGGCAGGTCGTCACCGGTGCTGCGCAGGCGGCGGGCCACCTCGAGCCCGTCCAGCCGCGGCATCATGACGTCGAGGACCATGGCGTCCGGCCGGTCGGCGATGATCGCCTCCAGCGCCTGCGCACCGTCGCTCGCCAGCTGGACCTGGTAACCGTTGAACTCCAGGGACCGCCGAAGCGACTCACGGACGGCGCGGTCGTCGTCCACCACAAGGATGCGCATGGCGATAGTTTTACTCAGCGTGCTGAGACCCGCCTAAGAACACACACAGAACTAACAAAGAGATTCCCTCACTCCGGCGCTCGCGCGACCGGCGCGTTCCAGTGCCGCCAAAGCGCGATCATCCGCACGGCGACCACGGCAGCGGCCGAAACCACGGTGACCGGCCCGGCCGGCAGTCGCAGAGCGTGACCGACGGCGACGAGCACCGACCCGGCCAGCGCGGCCACGGCGTAGATCTCCTTCCGCAGGACGAGCGGTATTTCCCGGAGCAGCAGATCCCGCACGGCGCCCCCGCCGATCCCGGTGGTCATCCCGATCAGGCACGCGGCGTACACGGTCGCGCCGGCGTCGATCGCGATGGTCGTACCTGCGGTGGCGAAGACACCGAGCCCGAGCGCGTCGGCCAGGAGGACGCCCCGCCGCAACCGCGCGACCTGCGGGTGGAAGGCGAAGACGACGAGCGCGGTCCCGGCGCAGACGGCGAGGTAGGGCCAGTTCCGCAACGTCGTCGGCGGGTGGATGCCGAGCAGCACGTCCCGGATGACCCCACCCCCGAGCGCGGTGGTGAGCCCGACCACGACCACCCCGAAGACGTCGAGCCGCGCCCGCACGGCGGCGAGCGCCCCGGACGCGGCGAAGGCGACGAGCCCGACGAACTCCAGCGCCGTGAGCAGCATCTACTGGTCGAGCAGCCCACCGCGGTAGGCCAGCAGCGCGGCCTGCACCCGGTTCGCGGCACCGATCTTCGAGAGCACGGCGGAGACGTACCCCTTGACGGTGGCTTCGGAGAGGTGGAGCCGCCCCCCGATCTCGGCGTTGGAGAGCCCCTGACCGATCAGCGCGACGACCTCACGCTCCCGTTCGGACAGCGAGGCGAGCAGCTTCCTGGCGGGCTGAGCAGCACGTTGTTCGTCCCGATGCGACTGAACCATCCGCGCGGCAACCCCCGGATCGAGCACGGCCCCACCCCTGGCCAGGTCCCGGACGGCGCGGAGGAGAGCCGCCGGATCGATGTCCTTGAGGAGGAAGCCGTTGGCCCCGAGCCGCAGCGCGAGACTGACGTACTCGTCGATGTCGAAGGTGGTCAGCATGGCCACAGTGGGCGGATCGGGGAGCGCGAGGATGGCCCTGAGCGCGCGAATGCCGTCGTCCGGGGCTCGCATCTTGATGTCGAGCAGGGCCACGTCCGGGTGGTACCGCCGCGCGACCTCGACCGCGGATCTCCCGTCGGAGGCTTCCCCCACGATCTCGATGTCCTGGGCCCCGGACATCATCGCGCGCAACCCCGAGCGCACCAGTTCCTCGTCGTCGGCGAACATGAGCTTGATCAACGAAGCCCTCCGCAACAGCCAGTAGGAGGCGGCTCCCCGCGTCCCGTTAACGAAGGTTACCTACTGTTGTTCAGCAGTTCGAAACCAGACACGACCAGGTGACCGACTGGTCCGTCCAGGTCAGGTGCGGTGGACCGCCCGGCGGGGTGTACCGGCCTGTCCCGGACGCCAGGAGAACCACTCACCTGGGTGACGACGTAGGTCGGGCCGCCCGCCGGGATCACCGGCGACGTGCCTCGCCTCGTTGCCACCAATCTATGGCGACGCCCTCATCAGCCATGTGCTGAATGGTGTGCGCGGTGATCTCGGCGTGCGAACCGGACAGCTCGCAGAATGTCCACAGCTTTCGGGTGGCGCGGTGGTACTGGTGGATCACCTCGTCGACTTCGAAGGCATCCAGTTCGCCTGCCCGGTGTCGGTCAACAGCCTCGGCGACCTTCTCGACCAACTCGGCGAGCCGCTCCTCGTGGTAGGCGGCGACCTTCTCACGAGCTGCCCGCCGCTCGCTCTTCATGCCCATGTCGGCACGCTACCGGGTCGGTTGTGCCTCACCAGAAAGTCGAACGTAGGACCGCGATGCGCGCGCCACCGGCGCGAGCGGCCGACCGCGCCATCGGCTGGACAGTGAACCCGGCTCACCTTCGGCGTTTCTTGCTCTTTCCGTTAGTACCGCGGGACCGCGTCAAACCACCCAGCGGATGCACGTTGCGGACCGGCCGGACCTGCTCGAACACTTCGGCCAGTTCGGCGAGCCCCGAGTGATCCGAGTGGCCCGAACCGAGGATCGCTTTCGCCAGGTGGGCGCGTTCGTCGTCGGGCACCTCGGTCAGCGTCGCAGCCGTCGCTTCCGGTCCGGCCGTCTCCAGCAGGACGAGGAACTGCTCGGCCATACCGAGCAGGGCCTCGCGTTCATCGAGGTCTTCGAGAGCCAGCTCGCCGCGCTCCACCAGCAGTTGCGTCGCGATCGACCCCAAGGCCGGGTCGGTGCGCAGGTCGTGCAGTGCCGCGTCACCGTCCGGAAGGGAGCCGGTGAGAATCTTGAGCATGACGGACGCCCGCGTGCGGAACGGACACTCGCGGACTGCGTCAAGCAGCAACGGCAGTCCCGCGTCCCGGCCACCGTGCGCGGCAAGCCAGCCGGTGATCTCCGCCGCGGCCTCGTCTTCGCTGTAATGCTCCGCGACCACGCCAAGCATTGCCGCGGGAGTTGCGGCGGCGAGCTCACCCACCAGGGGCGCGAACCGGCCTTCCCGCAGCATCCGGGCCCGGACGGCCCGGGTGGCCAGTGGGGTGAGGGCGACCAGATCGACCGACGGGGCCTCGAGCGCGACCCGCAGGCGGCCCTGGACGTCCGGTGGGAGCTCGGGGTTCTCCGGCACCAGATCCATGCTGAACATCGGGTCGGGCGGTCCCACGGTCAGCTCGACAGCGCCGAACTCGGCCAGCTTCGTGAGCAGCCGGCGAAATTCACCCGCAAGCCCGTCCCGCCAGAGCGGCTCCATCGACGGTTCGAGATCGAGGTAGTAGCCCTCGGTACAGGCCAGCCACACAGTCTCGGCAAGCCGGACCACGGGAATCGGCTCCGGCATGCCGTAGATCGTGTTGAGCACGTCCGGCAGCACGATGTCGAGGTTCTCGTCGAGCAACAAGGCGTAGCCCGGTGCCCAACCGCTGTCCTTGACCAGCAGGCCCGGTTCGGGGACCGCGTCGAACGCGGCTGTCCACAAGGCGAGCCCGTCCTTGACCAGCGGCGCCGCCTTCGCCACGCGCACCAGCTTGCCCTTGACCACCCGCACGAGCCGCGCGCGTTTGGCCAGTTCGAACAGGATGGCGAGATTGGGCAGGTCGGCGCTGCTGCGCACGGTCTGGACCTCGCCGCCGAGGTCCCGTTCGAAGTCGTCGCCGGTGTCCAGCAGCGAGACCAGCTCACGGGCGTCGGCGAGCTTGAGAGCACCGGTCCCGGTCAGCGCCCGGCCGTCACCCACCCACTCGACGAACTTCCGGAGCTTGATCACCAGCGAGGAGCGCTCCGCCGCGGCTTTGAGCTCCGAGTCCGCCGGCAGCGAGACCGGCAGTTGGGGAAGAGCGCGTTCGGGCTGCTCGCTCGCATGCCGGGCGGCGATTTCCGCGAGGAGTTCGGCGTCGTAGGCGTGCTTCCCCTCGCGCACCTCGGCGAGGAAGGCGTTCAAGGCGTCCGACTCCTCAGCGTCGACACCGTTCCGAAGGGCGGTCATGACCCAGTACTTGCCGACACCGAAGTTGCGTTCATCGGCCATCGCGGCCGGGAACTCGGCGGCCGCCTTGGCAACCGCCCCCGCAAGACCCGCCGGCGGCTCGCTCATGGGATCTTCCAGCCCGGTCTCGTGCAGGTAGCGGAGGAAGAGCTGCAGCGTTTCGGGCACGAGAACGGCGTCGTCGGCGGTGGCCGAGAGCGTGCGCGGTACGTACGTCAGCAGGAAGTCCCTGACCAGCTCGCCGGTCCAGTAGGCAAGCCGCCCGTCGATCGAGGTGTGCCGGAACTGGAGCGCCGAGATCACGGAGTAGGGGTCGATCTCACGGCCCTGCGCTTCGGCCCAGACGGTGAAGCGCCGGACCAGGAGGTCCTGACCGGCTTCGTAGCCTTCGTAGTCGTCCTGGTCGTAGTAGGTTCGCACTCCGGATCCCATCTCGTCGCTTACCGACAAGGTAGTGACGGAAGCCATACCGGGAGCAGCGGGGCAGCGGCTCGACTGGCCAGGCGTCTCACGGCGGCCTGGCGTTCGCCCACCTGCGGGCCTTGCTGACCTCGTACCGCATGTCGGGTAGGCTGCCCGAGGTACGCAAGCCCTCGTAGCTCAGGGGATAGAGCACCGCTCTCCTAAAGCGGGTGTCGCAGGTTCGAATCCTGCCGGGGGCACACGCAGTCTCGATACAAGAGTCGAAAGCCGGGCCGTCGCGATGACCCGACATCGTCGACAGGAGCACACACCCGAGCATGCGCTCCTGTCGAGGACTCAGACCGTCTGGGCGAAGTAGGCCAGACCCTCTGCCGTGGAATCGCCGACCAGAAGAGCTCGGTCGAGAAAGCAGTTGTTGTTTTCGCAACTGGTCTCGGGCAACAGCACACACGCATGGCAGGCCGCGAGGTTGACCCCGTCGACGCCGCTACTCTTCGACTCCATGCACAGCGGGTCGTTGGAACACCAGGAGGCTCTCAGCAACGCACCCCCCAATGTCTGCGTAAGCCGCTCGGGCTCACCCTGCGCCACCACCCCGCCGAGGCTGCCCGCTGAATCACTGGTCGCCGTGTAGATCAGGACGCCGGACATCTCGGAACCGGCGTAGATCCTTTCCCGCAGCGCGGAAGCCGGGTAGCCGCCGTCCAAGCTCCATTCGTTGATCAGGGCGTGCGCGAGAGTGTGGAGCAGCACGCGCCGCGCCGAGACGGGCGAAGTCACTTGGTCGACTGACTTCAGCGGGTCGAGCGCAGCTCGCTCGCGAAGCAACTTGAGGTGGTTGTCCCGAATGGTCGAGACCCGATCACGGACAGCATCACGGGTTTCCCATCGACGGACCTCGTCCTCTTCCAAGCGGACGAAGACTCCCTCTCCGACCACTTCGATGGCGGGAAGCCACCTCAAGTCGGCTTTGCTCAACGAAGCCTGGCGTGCATCGTCGGAGTTCTCTTCGGACGGCGTCCCACGGGTGAAGGCCGCGAGCGCCCGCACCTCGCGGAGTCGTTTGACCAACATGACGCCGTCGACTTTGAACTCGCCGAGCGGATCGAGGCTTCCTTCCGGCGGCTCGCAGACGAACGACTGCAGACCGTCGTCGGGCCGCTCTCGACTACCGGCCACCAGACTCCGGTATTCCTGCACACGAAGCGATGCCGAAGAAACGATTTCCACCTCGCCGCCGTTCGCTTCGCGCTCCCGCGCTGCCTTGAGTTCGGCAACCACCCGGAGAACGTCGTCCGGAGTCGCATTCGCCTGCTGCAGCTTCGCGTGGTGGCTTTTGCAGAACCACAGCACGGCTTCGTCATGCGCGTCCGACAACTTTTCCCGCTCCACGAGCGCGTGAACACCCTCACTGAACGGCGGAATGGAGAGAGCGCTACTCATGACCGGGTTCCAGACCGAAGAGGAACCACGTTGCATCGTCCGCGGAGTTTGCTCGCACGGCGCAGGCTTGTCATCCTGCAACCACGGAGAACTTCCTGAGCAACGGATACCCAGCTCGCGCAACGCCTTGCGGCGGAAGGCACCTTCCATGGAAGCCCTCTCACCGCAACTGCACTCGATGACGATCGCCCTCAGCGAAGCCGACGCGCCTGCCGCCCTCAGTTCGAGCGAACCCTTGCAGAAACCCGAAGCCCCCTTGCCTCGGTGCACCCACTTCGAGTACGGGAAATCCTGGATGTGACCACCGTCGCAGGCGAGCACGAACCGCGACGGTACCAGCAACTCGTCGCAGTCCCCACAGTTCGCCTTTTCCCCGGCGGTGTTGAAGTCACGAAACTTCTGCAACGCATGGCAACTCGGACAAGAGTAGTACTCGGGGAACCTCCGGACGCGAACACCGTCCTTGGCATTTTCCTGGTCCGGCGCGGGCGGCAGCCGGAACGAATCGACGCCCAGAAGCTGGGCGAGCCGCCGCTCGTGGATTTCCGGCGCCTCGGAGATGTTCCAGGAATCGAGTCCGGACACGATGAAGGACTCGTTGTCGACCGCGATGAGAGAACCGACCCCGTAGGTCGTGACGAGCTGCGACCTCCGGACGGAGCTCAGTTTGCGAGCCGCTCGCGACTTTCCGACGCCGCCGCGGCGGGCAGAACTTGTGTAACCCATCCCGTCACTCCTACCGCTTGTTTTCGAGGAACAGCGTCGACTCGGCATCTACGTCCCGCAAGCTCCACAACGTGGGCTGACCGTCGCCAGGGCCGGCTTCGTCGGTGTCGAACCCGCTGAGCAAAGCCGGGGACTGAGAGCCCCGCTTCGCCTCGTACACGAGTTCCGGGTGGTCGTCCGCCATTTCCCGCCACCATTGCACGAATGCGTCTATCTGCTCCGCGACCGACTCCGCCTCCTGCCGTTCGACACCGGCCACGCGATCCAAGATCGCAGCGCGCACAGTCGCCTTCACCTCGCCGGCGAACTTGTCGATCCGACCGGCATCACCGTTCCCGGCGAGCCCGGGGACCAACAGCCTCGACAACGCGACGACCACCGCGTGCAGACCTCGATCCCGAGCCCTCGCGGAGAACGGCGTGACGCTCGTCGACTCGACTTCCCGGTAGAGCGCGGAGTGGAAGGTGGGAAAGCTCTCGTAGTGCGAGCGATCCCTGGAACGCATGGAGTTCAACATCACGGTGACCAGACCGGGATGACGACGCCCGACCCGGCTGGTGGCCTGGATGTACTCCGCAGTCGTCTGCGGCTGGCCCATCACGGACATCAGACCGAGGCGGTCGATGTCCACACCGACCGAAATCATGTTCGTCGAGAGCAGAACGTCGAGCACCCTGTCTTCCGGCAACGCTCGCTCGATCATCTTCAGCAGCGCCGGGATCTTGGTGGAGTCCGCACGGCTGCTGAGGTCCTCGACCGAAAGATCGCCTCGTTTGCCGGAACCGTCGCGATCGGCCAACGCCTCCAACCGGTCCTGAACGTCGTCGCGGACCTGGAGTTCAGCGGCCGAAAGCAGCCGGAGGCTGTTGAAGTAGCCGACGAGCGTCCAATAGGGATCGAGCACTTCGGGGCCCATCCCGCTTTCCCGAGCACGAACGACCTCGTGGAGCAGCGCCGCATAGGTGCGCACCAGCAGCGTGGTCTGGCTGGTGCTCGACGTCATCAACCCCACGTAGCGCCGAGAGGCCTTCTCCGACCGAGGCGTTTCGACCGCGAACCACGAGTCACGTGCATCCAAGCCCGCCGGGGGGAACTGGGACACACGACGGTCGAAGAGCGCGGCGACCTGGTCGGAAGCCCGCCTGATCGTTGCGGTGGACGCCACGATCTTCGGCCGATCGGCGAGTACGTCGATCGCCGTTTCGTACAAGCCGGTCAACGTTCCGAGCGGCCCGGAGATGAGGTGGAGTTCGTCCTGGACGATGAGCTCGGGTGGCTTCACCCCGTCACGATCACGGTTGAACAGCGCCGCGGTGACCGGTCGCCACGGCAGCGAGGCGAATTTGTCCACCGTGGCGATGACGAGTGTCGGATGCCACTCGTAGACGGCCTGATCGACGACGTGCACAGGAAGACCCGGCGCCGGGTAGAAGTCACAACGCGCATTGCGGCAGCGAACCGTCATGCGCACGTCAGCCTCCACGACTTCGTAGTCGTCCGCCGTGAGTACGTCCCCGCACCAGGGGCAAGCGCGAAGCTGGACCGGGTTCTGGGTGCTCAACTGCTTCCCGCGACTCGATCGCAGCTGCTTCAGCGACTCGTTCGCGCTCTTGAGATCATTGGGCGTCGCGGATCGGCCGACCCACATGCCGATCGATATCGATGTCGAGCCGAGACGAGTCGGATCGTCGTTGCGGACCACTTCCATCGCGCAGATCAGCGTGGCTGCGCGTTCGAACTGCTGAAGAGTGAGGAGACGAAGCGTGTACCGCATCAGGACGGTCACGCCGTCTCCTTGCTCGCCGTCACGGAGACGTCGAAGAAACACGGTGAACGCGATCAGTCCGAGGTACGCCTCGGTCTTGCCGCCCCCCGTCGGGAACCACAACAAGTCGGCGACCGACCGGTCGTCATGACCCGGGTCGACGATGCCGGCGAGACACTGGAGCACGAAGGCGACCTGGAACGGCCGCCAACGTCCGGCGGCGAGATCGGGCTCGCCCTTGCGCCCGTCCTTGATCCACTGGGTCCGCGCCCGCTGCTCGGCCATGGCCTTGTTCGCCAGCCGGAAAGCCTCGAGAACCTCCGGCCGTGACTCGTCCGTGAGCAAGTCCAAGCCCACTCGCATCCGGACGAGCGCGCTCCGGCAATACTCGATCTGCTTTCGCGCAGCGCTGACGTGATCCTTCTCGGTAAGACCGGCGATGTCGACCTCACGGGCGTCGACCCAACCGGCATAACCGTCGAGCACCGAACGGAGGCGACGTCCGATCTCCTCGGCCGAGGCCCCACCGAGTCCGACCATGTCGAGCGCTCCGTCGTCGATGTCGCGGTTCGAGTCGGTGAGCAGGACCTCATGAGTCGGAATGAATTCGGTGCGCACGCTCGCCACCGCAGCGCGAGGCATCGGCCTGTACAGCTCCGGTGCCTGCCAATCCCAAGCGACCGAGCAACCGTGTCCCGTTGCGAACGACGGCACATGACGATGCAAAAGCCGGCTGAGTGCTTGCTCTTCGTCCACGGCGCCGCGAAGTGCCGGACGTTCGACGAAGGGTACGCTCCCGGCAGGGCCGGTGACCTCCAGAGCCGCTTGGAAGAAGCAGAAGGCGTCCTGGAGGTCGTACTCACCGCAAGTCAGCGTGTTCACCAACGTCACAGTCACCGAAACCACGCCATCCGCAGGTACCCGCACCAGCGCGCGCAGCGCCAGCCCATCCGGAAGACCGTCGACTTCGACCATCCCCGGAACGGTCGCATCGAGTTCGACGGGGGCGCAGTCGAGCGGCACCCGCCGCCATCGTTCACGTTGACCGTCCGTGCTCCTGGGCTCGCTGCGCTCGGCTCGCACGACGTTTCCCTCGGCGTCCTCCGGAACGTACCGCGCTCCGGCGACGGCGACGCGAAGCTTCGAGCAGACCCCGGTGTCGACCGAGAACGTCAACCCCATCGACGAGGGCTTCCGCTGGTTCGACAGCGCAACACCGAGGTCGATTTCGTCCCGGTCGGCGCCTTTGGCACCGGAGAGTTCCGGCACCTGGTCCACGCCGTCCTCCTCAACCGGATCCGGAACTTCGGTCGGCTTGCGCTGAGGGAACAGAGCACCGATCGGGTAGGCCGTGATCGGGGCGTCGGTGGTGAGAACCTCACGATCGCCGCCGTACGGTCCGAGAAGGTCCGCGCGCAGCGCAGAGCGCAGCTCGGCGCGGAGACCGTAGTGTTCACCTCGTAGCGTCGTCACTTTTCGACCGTTCCTTCCCTGTTCTCGTCGCCTGCACGCCACACGATCCGACCGAGTCCGCCGACACGGGGCGCCAACCACACGTCACCGCCTTCCCAGCCGACTTGTTCACCGACTCCCACGGCACCGACGACGGTCTGGACCGCGTCGATCTGCAGGCCTTCGATGGAGATCGGCCAAATGGTGCGCCCCTTTCCACCGAGCAGCTTCCAGAGGTCGCGGCGGAACGCCTGCGAGGCGTCGCCGATGCGAAAACCCTTGTGGAACAAGCCGTATTCCGGTGCTTCGTCGCCCGACATCGGCAAATCATGCAACTTTCGGAACTCCGCCGGATCCCCCTCGCGCACCTCCACCCGAAGGTACCGTTGGATCGCAGACGGGGCCGCCCCATCGGAACAGGCCGGGCGAAGCTGCGCTACATCGAATTCGAGAACCTCGATCCCGGTGCGCTGGGGTTCTTTACGAGAAATGTACCAACGCTCGACGCGTGACGGCAGAAACGACTTCTTCCGATACAGCCACGTCTGGGGAGCTTCCAGCCGGTAAAGGTCCAGCCGCGGCCTGGTCATGGCAACGTACAAGAGCCTTGCCGCAGCCTGGACGTCCTCGCCCGCCTTCTTGCTCTTCGGCCCATCCGGTCGGACGATGACCACACGGTCGAACTCCAGTCCTTTCGCCCGGTGGATGGTCGAGATCGTCAAGCGGTGTTCCGGCGGCGCAGTAAGGTCGTCCGGGAGACGTTCCTCGGCGATGCGCCTCCGCAACTCCGACAGGTCAAGTCGGTTCCCTCGCGCACCTGCCACTCGACGCAGAGAGCGCCAAGCGCCGGACGGCGGACGAACCGCCAGGGGGTCGACCTCGTCGACGAACTCG is a window from the Amycolatopsis sp. cg9 genome containing:
- a CDS encoding helicase-related protein, which gives rise to MTTLRGEHYGLRAELRSALRADLLGPYGGDREVLTTDAPITAYPIGALFPQRKPTEVPDPVEEDGVDQVPELSGAKGADRDEIDLGVALSNQRKPSSMGLTFSVDTGVCSKLRVAVAGARYVPEDAEGNVVRAERSEPRSTDGQRERWRRVPLDCAPVELDATVPGMVEVDGLPDGLALRALVRVPADGVVSVTVTLVNTLTCGEYDLQDAFCFFQAALEVTGPAGSVPFVERPALRGAVDEEQALSRLLHRHVPSFATGHGCSVAWDWQAPELYRPMPRAAVASVRTEFIPTHEVLLTDSNRDIDDGALDMVGLGGASAEEIGRRLRSVLDGYAGWVDAREVDIAGLTEKDHVSAARKQIEYCRSALVRMRVGLDLLTDESRPEVLEAFRLANKAMAEQRARTQWIKDGRKGEPDLAAGRWRPFQVAFVLQCLAGIVDPGHDDRSVADLLWFPTGGGKTEAYLGLIAFTVFLRRLRDGEQGDGVTVLMRYTLRLLTLQQFERAATLICAMEVVRNDDPTRLGSTSISIGMWVGRSATPNDLKSANESLKQLRSSRGKQLSTQNPVQLRACPWCGDVLTADDYEVVEADVRMTVRCRNARCDFYPAPGLPVHVVDQAVYEWHPTLVIATVDKFASLPWRPVTAALFNRDRDGVKPPELIVQDELHLISGPLGTLTGLYETAIDVLADRPKIVASTATIRRASDQVAALFDRRVSQFPPAGLDARDSWFAVETPRSEKASRRYVGLMTSSTSQTTLLVRTYAALLHEVVRARESGMGPEVLDPYWTLVGYFNSLRLLSAAELQVRDDVQDRLEALADRDGSGKRGDLSVEDLSSRADSTKIPALLKMIERALPEDRVLDVLLSTNMISVGVDIDRLGLMSVMGQPQTTAEYIQATSRVGRRHPGLVTVMLNSMRSRDRSHYESFPTFHSALYREVESTSVTPFSARARDRGLHAVVVALSRLLVPGLAGNGDAGRIDKFAGEVKATVRAAILDRVAGVERQEAESVAEQIDAFVQWWREMADDHPELVYEAKRGSQSPALLSGFDTDEAGPGDGQPTLWSLRDVDAESTLFLENKR
- a CDS encoding response regulator transcription factor, which codes for MIKLMFADDEELVRSGLRAMMSGAQDIEIVGEASDGRSAVEVARRYHPDVALLDIKMRAPDDGIRALRAILALPDPPTVAMLTTFDIDEYVSLALRLGANGFLLKDIDPAALLRAVRDLARGGAVLDPGVAARMVQSHRDEQRAAQPARKLLASLSEREREVVALIGQGLSNAEIGGRLHLSEATVKGYVSAVLSKIGAANRVQAALLAYRGGLLDQ
- a CDS encoding trimeric intracellular cation channel family protein, encoding MLLTALEFVGLVAFAASGALAAVRARLDVFGVVVVGLTTALGGGVIRDVLLGIHPPTTLRNWPYLAVCAGTALVVFAFHPQVARLRRGVLLADALGLGVFATAGTTIAIDAGATVYAACLIGMTTGIGGGAVRDLLLREIPLVLRKEIYAVAALAGSVLVAVGHALRLPAGPVTVVSAAAVVAVRMIALWRHWNAPVARAPE
- a CDS encoding response regulator transcription factor, whose amino-acid sequence is MRILVVDDDRAVRESLRRSLEFNGYQVQLASDGAQALEAIIADRPDAMVLDVMMPRLDGLEVARRLRSTGDDLPILVLTARDTVSDRVSGLDAGADDYLPKPFALEELLARLRALLRRASPEVQNGQASEVLSFADLTLDPGTREVRRGGREISLTRTEFALLELFLSYPKHVLTRGRILEEVWGYDFPTSGNALEVYVGYLRRKTEAEGEPRLIHTVRGVGYVLRETPP
- the drmB gene encoding DrmB family protein, with protein sequence MGYTSSARRGGVGKSRAARKLSSVRRSQLVTTYGVGSLIAVDNESFIVSGLDSWNISEAPEIHERRLAQLLGVDSFRLPPAPDQENAKDGVRVRRFPEYYSCPSCHALQKFRDFNTAGEKANCGDCDELLVPSRFVLACDGGHIQDFPYSKWVHRGKGASGFCKGSLELRAAGASASLRAIVIECSCGERASMEGAFRRKALRELGIRCSGSSPWLQDDKPAPCEQTPRTMQRGSSSVWNPVMSSALSIPPFSEGVHALVEREKLSDAHDEAVLWFCKSHHAKLQQANATPDDVLRVVAELKAAREREANGGEVEIVSSASLRVQEYRSLVAGSRERPDDGLQSFVCEPPEGSLDPLGEFKVDGVMLVKRLREVRALAAFTRGTPSEENSDDARQASLSKADLRWLPAIEVVGEGVFVRLEEDEVRRWETRDAVRDRVSTIRDNHLKLLRERAALDPLKSVDQVTSPVSARRVLLHTLAHALINEWSLDGGYPASALRERIYAGSEMSGVLIYTATSDSAGSLGGVVAQGEPERLTQTLGGALLRASWCSNDPLCMESKSSGVDGVNLAACHACVLLPETSCENNNCFLDRALLVGDSTAEGLAYFAQTV